The proteins below come from a single Caenibius sp. WL genomic window:
- a CDS encoding TauD/TfdA family dioxygenase, whose translation MAITVKPVQPLIGAEIEGIDLMSVSAVEVAEVRAALLRYKVLFFRNQKLERANHVALGKAFGELEVHPLSVHPDFPELLEIASDGDVSEGRQAPAADFWHSDTTFRDVPSAASILKATALPALGGDTLWANMAAVYAGLPEKVRQRIDGLDAWHDGLVSFGRHLDTPEKRAGFTAKHPPQRHPVVRIHPETGERVLYVNSGFTTAIADIDPAESEDLLRLLFDEVKRPEYQVRFRWEPGAIAFWDNRSTQHYGVADYSGYRCLERVTIMGDRPVGPTAE comes from the coding sequence ATGGCAATAACGGTCAAACCCGTTCAGCCGCTCATCGGCGCCGAGATCGAGGGGATCGACCTGATGTCCGTCTCGGCTGTCGAAGTGGCCGAAGTGCGCGCGGCGCTGTTGCGGTACAAGGTGCTGTTCTTCCGCAACCAGAAGCTGGAGCGGGCGAATCACGTGGCGCTGGGCAAGGCTTTCGGCGAACTGGAAGTGCACCCGCTGTCGGTCCATCCCGATTTTCCCGAATTGCTGGAAATCGCATCCGATGGCGATGTCTCGGAAGGGCGCCAGGCGCCCGCCGCGGATTTCTGGCACAGCGACACGACGTTCCGCGATGTGCCGTCGGCGGCGTCGATCCTCAAAGCCACGGCTTTGCCGGCGCTGGGCGGGGATACGCTGTGGGCCAATATGGCGGCGGTCTATGCCGGGCTGCCGGAAAAGGTCCGCCAGCGGATCGATGGGCTGGACGCCTGGCATGATGGGCTGGTGTCGTTCGGGCGCCATCTCGACACGCCCGAAAAGCGCGCGGGGTTCACCGCCAAGCATCCGCCGCAGCGGCATCCGGTGGTGCGCATCCACCCGGAAACGGGGGAACGGGTGCTTTACGTCAACAGCGGCTTCACCACGGCCATCGCCGATATCGATCCGGCGGAAAGCGAAGACTTGCTGCGGCTGCTGTTCGACGAAGTGAAAAGGCCCGAATATCAGGTGCGTTTCCGCTGGGAACCGGGCGCGATCGCCTTTTGGGATAATCGATCGACACAGCACTATGGCGTTGCGGACTATTCCGGTTATCGTTGCCTCGAAAGAGTAACAATAATGGGTGACCGCCCGGTCGGCCCGACAGCGGAGTAG
- a CDS encoding MFS transporter, translating into MPVREPPRWLALALLFFAQMVAIGSISYGFSVLLKPLALDFGLPRAEVNRGLMVVLVGMAVFSPLIGRALDRFSGRLVIACAAALFGAGWLVIAVSHNLVIALLAAFFLLAPGGAALGPLAASTLVARWFTEKRGLALGVVSVASSTGGLLVVPVLTFLIDTFGWRQAMGAFAAIVSLIVLLFAFILLPDRSDRPAQGEAAAQAVDQPGNLFLIRDFWLIAFAVGSIMAINGALLSCLIAYATDRGFTAYQGAALMSVISGTAVLGKLGIGALSDKIDPRWLFLVVIVLNACLLAMLIANPAYPTLFTVAALTGPAVGGVLPLWGMLVGGRFGVPSMGRAMGLMSTVFLPLNLLGLHIVGTAFDKTGSYLPAFEIYLMVLVFVAIAILPVRASFRK; encoded by the coding sequence GTGCCAGTCCGGGAACCGCCTCGCTGGCTTGCACTGGCGTTGCTGTTCTTTGCGCAGATGGTGGCGATCGGCAGCATTTCCTACGGATTTTCCGTGCTGCTGAAGCCGCTGGCGCTCGATTTCGGCCTCCCTCGCGCCGAGGTCAATCGCGGTCTGATGGTGGTGCTGGTCGGTATGGCCGTGTTCTCGCCCCTGATCGGGCGGGCGCTCGACCGGTTTTCCGGTCGTCTGGTAATTGCCTGCGCGGCCGCGCTGTTCGGGGCTGGTTGGCTGGTGATCGCGGTCAGTCACAATCTGGTGATTGCCCTGCTGGCGGCGTTCTTCCTGCTGGCGCCCGGCGGCGCGGCGCTGGGGCCGCTCGCCGCCTCGACGCTGGTCGCGCGCTGGTTCACCGAGAAGCGGGGGCTGGCGCTCGGCGTGGTGTCGGTCGCTTCGTCCACCGGCGGCCTGCTGGTGGTCCCGGTGCTGACTTTCCTCATCGACACCTTCGGCTGGCGGCAGGCGATGGGTGCGTTTGCCGCGATCGTTTCGTTGATCGTGCTGCTGTTCGCATTCATCCTGCTGCCCGACAGGTCGGATCGCCCCGCGCAGGGCGAAGCGGCCGCGCAGGCGGTGGACCAGCCGGGCAATCTGTTTCTGATCCGAGATTTCTGGCTGATCGCGTTTGCGGTGGGATCGATCATGGCGATCAACGGCGCGCTGCTGTCCTGTTTGATCGCCTATGCCACCGATCGCGGCTTCACCGCGTATCAGGGGGCGGCCCTGATGTCGGTGATTTCGGGTACGGCGGTTCTGGGTAAACTGGGCATCGGCGCCCTGTCCGACAAGATCGATCCGCGCTGGCTGTTTCTCGTCGTTATCGTTCTTAATGCTTGCCTGCTGGCAATGCTGATCGCCAATCCCGCTTATCCGACACTGTTCACCGTGGCTGCGTTGACCGGGCCCGCTGTGGGCGGGGTTCTGCCGCTGTGGGGCATGCTGGTCGGCGGACGTTTCGGCGTGCCGTCGATGGGGCGGGCGATGGGGTTGATGTCCACTGTCTTCCTGCCGCTCAATCTGCTCGGACTGCATATCGTCGGCACGGCTTTCGACAAGACCGGCAGTTATCTGCCGGCCTTTGAAATCTATCTGATGGTCCTGGTGTTCGTGGCCATCGCTATCCTGCCCGTCAGGGCATCCTTCAGGAAATGA
- a CDS encoding TetR family transcriptional regulator — MSSEAAVRLAEIACELCIEAGIGNLTMRAVAERAGLTPPAVVYHFGNREKLLLAALEALRQRLLATYQAIVAGLRAEAVGDMDAHSAICAALIELVATEGRAFAASDDMARALAVTAQAQQAGAVVAGMYGDAETFWRALPAVDALPEDARVLCVAVPLGLIPYAILDRVAARRNAMIVQAITRLFARLHGAAVILRETAGDLAPLEDEARPEGKQQIVEATIRLSGRLGIAGLTHRNIAKEAGLSAAATTYFYPTKEDIVVDAARVVQMRAIDAVIAGHVPPPKFPSRIALDADSEERSELAALTAFMNAAAMLPDLGNLAATFRWIRGLAAVRWLRARGYAVDRLDGIIWSSATTPLTRKALLLPKAQRAAFLDDTAEIWLHRLFGQS; from the coding sequence TTGTCCAGTGAAGCGGCGGTGCGCCTTGCCGAAATAGCCTGTGAATTGTGCATCGAAGCGGGGATCGGCAACCTGACGATGCGTGCCGTTGCCGAGCGGGCCGGGTTAACCCCGCCGGCGGTGGTCTATCATTTCGGCAATCGGGAAAAGCTGCTGCTGGCGGCGTTGGAGGCGCTGCGTCAGCGGCTTTTGGCGACTTATCAAGCGATTGTGGCGGGCTTGCGCGCCGAAGCGGTGGGGGACATGGATGCGCATTCCGCCATCTGCGCCGCGCTGATCGAACTTGTCGCGACAGAGGGCAGGGCCTTCGCGGCGAGCGACGATATGGCGCGCGCATTGGCTGTCACCGCGCAGGCGCAGCAGGCGGGCGCTGTGGTGGCGGGCATGTATGGCGATGCCGAAACCTTCTGGCGCGCGCTGCCCGCCGTGGATGCCCTGCCTGAGGACGCCCGCGTGCTGTGCGTGGCGGTGCCCTTGGGCCTTATCCCCTATGCGATTCTTGATCGGGTGGCGGCGCGGCGCAATGCGATGATCGTCCAGGCGATCACGCGCCTGTTCGCGCGCCTGCACGGAGCGGCGGTGATTCTGCGCGAGACGGCAGGCGATCTTGCTCCGCTGGAGGATGAGGCACGGCCTGAAGGCAAGCAGCAGATTGTCGAAGCGACAATCCGCCTGAGTGGGCGATTGGGCATCGCCGGATTGACGCATCGCAATATCGCCAAAGAGGCCGGGCTGTCAGCGGCCGCGACCACCTATTTCTATCCCACCAAGGAAGATATCGTGGTGGATGCGGCGCGGGTGGTGCAGATGCGGGCGATCGATGCGGTGATCGCCGGGCATGTGCCGCCGCCGAAATTCCCCTCCCGCATTGCACTCGACGCGGACAGCGAAGAACGCAGCGAGCTTGCCGCGCTGACGGCGTTCATGAACGCTGCGGCGATGCTTCCTGATCTCGGCAATCTGGCGGCGACCTTCCGCTGGATTCGCGGGCTTGCCGCCGTGCGCTGGTTGCGCGCGCGCGGCTATGCGGTGGACCGGCTGGATGGGATCATCTGGTCATCGGCGACTACGCCGCTGACGCGAAAGGCGCTGCTTCTGCCCAAGGCGCAGCGCGCGGCTTTCCTTGATGATACGGCGGAAATCTGGCTCCATCGCCTGTTCGGCCAATCCTGA
- a CDS encoding TonB-dependent receptor: protein MKHFLNSSACLALAVGLAGFAPAALAQEQEAPSAEGGIAEIVVTAQHRAESLQKTPISVAALTSDAIEARGITSVTGLQSEVPNLQMTPHPNSATTTRIFIRGVGNIDDQITQDPSVAVYVDGIYVGRSQGLASDIAEIERIEVLRGPQGSLYGRNATGGAINFVSRPPQLGKFEAKQVVSVGNYDYLRTRTRLNIPLGETLAVELGYVHSEKDGYVKNRGTGVSRFGDQRRDGYRAAVRWMPTPDIDIRYSYDRSDIGDTPAYLVAMPIYPKMIDRPTESSRYVSNLRRNDVRAQGHNLTASFQLGDHLELRSLTGYRRLHNESNQNYLTGAVGPFPLFVNSFDDRQKQFSQEFQLLGSALDGQIEYVLGAYYFDESARSANTTITAASVRTDRRVTAKNRAYAVYGQGTWTPAGLDERLHLTVGARWSRDKRQATLQDVITQANGAVNVLPAGAGRNAYSNVSPTLIIAYDINPQVNAYAKVSRGYKSGGFNIRASSTQRFNQGFGPESLTAYELGFKSDLFDRRLRLNVALFNANYKDIQINMQTDPNNPTRTDVLNAGKARIYGAEIDLTAMPVDGLTLTASYGYTKAKHKKIIGLNGENIADNFVFTNIPRNSLNLGADYEFAKTSIGNFSASVNYSYQDRAYASVADKRQILPKYGLLDARLTLSEIPAGKLDLRLSAWGRNLTNKEYLVFEGAVGLPDRFGALFGEPRSYGLDLTASF from the coding sequence ATGAAGCATTTTCTGAATTCGTCCGCGTGCCTCGCTCTCGCTGTTGGGTTGGCTGGTTTCGCACCCGCAGCTCTGGCGCAGGAGCAGGAAGCGCCGAGTGCTGAAGGCGGCATCGCTGAAATCGTCGTTACCGCGCAGCACCGCGCGGAGTCGTTGCAGAAGACACCGATCTCGGTCGCCGCGCTCACCAGCGATGCGATCGAAGCCCGCGGCATCACCAGTGTGACCGGCCTGCAGTCGGAAGTGCCCAATCTGCAAATGACCCCGCATCCGAACAGCGCCACCACGACCCGGATTTTCATTCGCGGCGTGGGCAATATCGATGACCAGATCACGCAGGATCCCAGTGTCGCGGTCTATGTCGACGGGATTTATGTCGGCCGCAGCCAGGGCCTGGCCAGCGATATTGCCGAGATCGAGCGGATCGAAGTCCTGCGCGGCCCGCAGGGCTCCCTCTACGGGCGCAACGCCACGGGCGGGGCAATCAATTTCGTATCGCGGCCGCCGCAACTGGGCAAATTCGAAGCCAAGCAGGTGGTCAGCGTGGGCAACTACGATTACCTGCGCACCCGCACCCGGCTGAATATCCCTCTCGGTGAAACGCTGGCGGTGGAACTGGGCTACGTCCACAGCGAAAAGGACGGGTACGTCAAGAATCGCGGCACCGGCGTTTCCCGTTTCGGCGATCAGCGCCGCGATGGGTATCGCGCGGCGGTGCGGTGGATGCCGACTCCCGATATCGATATCCGTTACAGCTATGACCGCAGCGATATCGGCGATACGCCGGCTTATCTCGTGGCCATGCCGATCTATCCGAAAATGATCGACCGCCCGACCGAAAGTTCGCGCTACGTATCCAATCTGCGTCGCAACGATGTGCGGGCGCAGGGGCACAATCTGACCGCCAGTTTCCAGCTCGGCGATCATCTCGAACTGCGCTCGCTCACCGGCTATCGCCGCCTGCACAATGAATCGAACCAGAACTATCTGACCGGGGCGGTCGGGCCGTTCCCGCTGTTCGTCAACTCCTTCGACGATCGCCAGAAACAGTTCAGCCAGGAATTCCAGCTTCTCGGCAGCGCTCTCGATGGCCAGATCGAATATGTTCTGGGCGCCTATTACTTCGATGAAAGCGCGCGTTCAGCCAACACCACGATAACCGCGGCCTCGGTTCGCACCGATCGCAGAGTCACCGCCAAGAACCGCGCCTATGCCGTCTATGGCCAGGGCACGTGGACTCCGGCGGGCCTTGACGAGCGTCTGCATCTCACGGTCGGCGCCCGCTGGTCGCGCGACAAGCGGCAGGCGACGCTGCAGGACGTCATCACCCAGGCCAACGGTGCGGTGAACGTGCTGCCCGCGGGGGCGGGCCGGAATGCCTATTCCAATGTCAGCCCGACACTCATCATCGCTTATGACATCAACCCGCAAGTCAATGCCTATGCCAAGGTTTCGCGCGGCTACAAGTCGGGCGGCTTCAACATCCGCGCATCGAGCACCCAGCGCTTCAATCAGGGGTTCGGTCCGGAAAGCCTCACCGCTTATGAACTGGGCTTCAAGTCCGACCTGTTCGATCGTCGTCTGCGGCTGAATGTGGCGTTGTTCAACGCCAACTACAAAGACATCCAGATCAACATGCAGACCGATCCGAACAACCCGACGCGCACCGACGTGCTCAACGCGGGCAAGGCCCGGATTTATGGTGCGGAAATCGATCTGACGGCGATGCCGGTGGACGGGCTGACGCTGACGGCCAGCTATGGCTATACCAAAGCGAAGCACAAGAAGATCATCGGTCTCAATGGCGAGAACATCGCCGACAATTTCGTTTTCACGAATATCCCGCGCAACAGCCTCAATCTCGGTGCGGACTATGAATTCGCGAAGACGAGCATCGGCAATTTCTCCGCTTCGGTGAACTACAGCTATCAGGATCGCGCTTATGCCTCGGTGGCCGACAAGCGGCAGATCCTGCCGAAGTACGGCCTGCTCGATGCCCGGCTGACGTTGTCGGAAATTCCGGCGGGCAAGCTGGACCTGCGGCTGTCGGCCTGGGGCCGCAATCTTACCAACAAGGAATACCTCGTGTTCGAAGGGGCCGTGGGCCTGCCCGATCGTTTCGGTGCATTGTTCGGCGAGCCGCGCAGCTATGGTCTCGATCTGACGGCATCATTCTGA